A single region of the Nicotiana sylvestris chromosome 6, ASM39365v2, whole genome shotgun sequence genome encodes:
- the LOC138870710 gene encoding uncharacterized protein yields MADGTVRYQGRLCVPDIDGPRKRIMAESHTSKYSVQPGSTKMYHDLREVYWWNNMKKDVAEFGAKCQNCQQVKAEHQRPGGLAQSIEIPMWKWEMINMDFMVVGDPTTVVPVENIEVNEELSYDEVLVAVLGSHVRKLKKKEIASVKVLWRNHQVEEATWEVEEEMIKKYPHLFVDRPRYKGNSGKIFGNLGS; encoded by the exons ATGGCTGATGGTACCGTACGGTACCaaggccgcctatgtgttccGGATATTGATGGTCCTCGgaaaaggatcatggcagaatcTCACACTTCCAAGTATTCCGTGCAgccaggttctacgaaaatgtatcatgatcttagggaagtttattggtggaacaacatgaaaaaGGATGTGGCAGAGTTTGGGGCAAAATGTcagaactgtcagcaagtgaaggccgaacatcaaaggcccggtggattggcccaaagcatagaaattccaatgtggaaatgggagatgatcaacatggattttatG gtagtgggagatccgacCACTGTTGTGCCAGTTGAAAATAtagaggttaatgaagaactgtcTTATGATGAAGTTCTAGTTGCCGTTCTTGGCAGTCATGTacggaaattgaaaaaaaaggaaattgcctccgtaaaagtattatggaggaaccatcaggttgaggaagccacttgggaagtaGAGGAAGAAATGataaagaagtacccacatttgttt gtggataggcctagatacaaaggaaactctggcaaaatatttggaaatttagggagttag